Proteins encoded in a region of the Thermodesulfovibrionia bacterium genome:
- a CDS encoding outer membrane beta-barrel protein: MIPVRDRVGLTLTGEVFLQKFKKIDDTARKDRTYNSAASLKWQANDDVSLNLQYSHTRADSNVSLYDYKRNIYTTSVEYTF; this comes from the coding sequence ATGATACCAGTCAGGGACAGGGTAGGACTTACCCTTACAGGAGAGGTCTTTCTGCAGAAGTTTAAAAAGATTGATGATACAGCAAGAAAGGACAGGACCTATAACAGTGCCGCAAGCCTTAAATGGCAGGCTAACGATGATGTAAGCCTGAACCTGCAATATTCTCATACCAGGGCTGACTCAAACGTCTCTCTTTACGACTATAAACGAAATATTTATACAACATCAGTTGAATATACATTTTAA